From Cognatishimia activa, one genomic window encodes:
- the dut gene encoding dUTP diphosphatase gives MVTINFTWTDEADRSLGLPSYETPGAAGADLRANFGSAENDGVTLAPGERTLVPTGLRMEIPLGYEVQIRPRSGLALKHGITLPNSPGTIDSDYRGPLGVIVLNAGQEEFHVAHGDRIAQMIVVPVMQAKFQLAEGLSETERGAGGFGSTGVA, from the coding sequence TTGGTTACCATCAATTTTACTTGGACAGATGAGGCGGATCGAAGCCTCGGGTTGCCCTCTTATGAGACACCGGGCGCTGCCGGGGCTGATCTGCGAGCCAATTTTGGCTCGGCAGAGAACGATGGCGTCACTTTAGCGCCAGGTGAACGTACTTTGGTGCCAACCGGTCTGCGTATGGAAATTCCACTAGGTTACGAAGTTCAGATACGGCCACGATCTGGGTTGGCGCTTAAGCACGGCATCACCTTGCCCAATAGCCCCGGAACAATCGACAGCGACTATCGTGGCCCGTTGGGAGTGATCGTTTTAAACGCCGGGCAAGAAGAATTTCACGTCGCCCATGGGGATCGTATCGCACAAATGATCGTGGTGCCGGTAATGCAGGCAAAGTTTCAACTCGCAGAAGGCCTGAGTGAAACAGAGCGCGGCGCTGGTGGATTTGGTTCGACCGGAGTGGCCTGA
- the cobU gene encoding bifunctional adenosylcobinamide kinase/adenosylcobinamide-phosphate guanylyltransferase codes for MLPKLSFVLGGAASGKSAFAEGLVVQTGAPKVYVATAEIYDDEMRAKVDAHLEMRGETWRTIEAPQDLTPALESVRSDEVVLLDCATMWLSNQVMAESDLVEETDRLLAAINNCAGRVVVVSNEVGMGIVPDNALARRFRDKQGKLNQRIAAEADLAVFVIAGLPTFLKGQLR; via the coding sequence ATGTTACCTAAACTCTCCTTCGTGCTAGGCGGAGCAGCCTCAGGAAAGTCGGCATTTGCTGAAGGATTGGTTGTGCAAACCGGTGCGCCAAAGGTCTACGTGGCGACAGCCGAAATCTATGATGATGAGATGCGCGCGAAAGTTGACGCACACCTGGAAATGCGCGGAGAAACCTGGCGCACGATTGAAGCCCCACAAGATCTTACCCCAGCGCTTGAGAGTGTGAGATCGGACGAAGTGGTCCTTTTGGACTGCGCAACCATGTGGCTCAGCAATCAAGTGATGGCTGAAAGTGATCTGGTTGAAGAGACGGATAGACTGTTGGCTGCAATAAACAACTGCGCAGGCCGCGTCGTAGTGGTTTCTAACGAGGTTGGCATGGGCATCGTGCCAGACAACGCTCTTGCGAGGCGGTTTCGGGATAAGCAAGGAAAGCTCAATCAACGCATCGCAGCCGAGGCTGATCTCGCTGTTTTTGTCATTGCTGGTCTGCCCACCTTCCTAAAAGGTCAGCTGCGATGA
- the coaBC gene encoding bifunctional phosphopantothenoylcysteine decarboxylase/phosphopantothenate--cysteine ligase CoaBC translates to MLEDKRILLIISGGIAAYKSLELIRQLRKRGAWVTPVLTKSAEEFVTPLSVSALSEEKAYRDLFDLTDEAEMGHIQLSRSADLIVVAPATANLMAKMANGQADDLASTLLLATDTQVLVAPAMNVRMWLHPATQRNLAALRQDGVAFVGPNEGDMACGEYGPGRMAEPVEIVTAIENQLAEGPLTGRRIVVTSGPTHEPIDPVRYIANRSSGAQGTAIARALVMLGAEVVFVTGPADEPRPEGAHVVEVETASEMMKAVSNALPADAAVFAAAVADWRVESASDSKIKKQDGKIPSLSFAENPDILAHVSKLDSERPGLVVGFAAETDDVIENATKKRKRKGCDWIVANDVSPETGIMGGRENAVVLISDEGAEHWPRMSKDAVARQLAGRIAEKLG, encoded by the coding sequence ATGCTGGAAGACAAACGTATTCTTCTGATAATCAGCGGCGGGATCGCTGCTTACAAGTCGCTGGAATTGATCCGGCAGTTGCGCAAGCGTGGGGCTTGGGTGACGCCGGTTCTAACCAAGTCGGCTGAGGAATTTGTAACGCCGCTTTCGGTTTCTGCGCTTTCAGAGGAAAAGGCCTATCGCGATCTGTTTGATCTGACTGATGAGGCTGAGATGGGCCATATCCAGCTTTCCCGATCTGCGGATTTGATTGTTGTTGCTCCGGCGACGGCGAATTTGATGGCGAAAATGGCCAATGGACAGGCGGACGATCTGGCCTCTACACTTTTGCTGGCCACTGACACTCAGGTGCTCGTAGCGCCGGCGATGAACGTGCGTATGTGGTTGCATCCGGCCACGCAACGAAATCTGGCAGCGCTGCGCCAAGATGGCGTCGCTTTTGTTGGTCCCAATGAAGGCGATATGGCCTGCGGTGAATATGGTCCGGGCCGCATGGCGGAGCCCGTCGAGATTGTGACTGCAATTGAAAACCAATTGGCCGAAGGGCCGCTGACCGGTCGCCGCATTGTTGTGACTTCAGGCCCCACCCATGAGCCGATTGATCCTGTACGCTACATTGCCAATCGATCTTCCGGGGCTCAGGGAACTGCAATAGCCCGAGCGCTGGTGATGTTGGGTGCTGAAGTTGTATTTGTCACCGGCCCGGCTGATGAGCCGCGCCCAGAAGGTGCACATGTGGTGGAAGTTGAAACCGCAAGCGAAATGATGAAAGCCGTATCCAATGCCTTGCCAGCGGATGCAGCCGTATTCGCTGCTGCGGTTGCTGACTGGCGTGTTGAAAGCGCAAGCGATAGCAAGATCAAAAAACAGGACGGCAAAATCCCAAGCCTGAGTTTTGCTGAAAATCCTGATATATTGGCGCATGTGTCGAAACTCGACAGTGAACGTCCAGGATTGGTTGTCGGCTTTGCGGCTGAAACTGATGACGTGATTGAAAACGCAACTAAAAAACGCAAACGCAAAGGCTGCGATTGGATTGTGGCCAATGACGTAAGCCCTGAAACGGGCATCATGGGTGGGCGCGAAAACGCTGTGGTTCTGATCTCCGATGAGGGGGCAGAACATTGGCCGCGTATGAGCAAGGATGCTGTGGCGCGCCAACTGGCGGGCCGTATTGCAGAGAAACTGGGCTAA
- a CDS encoding ABC transporter ATP-binding protein produces MLEFENVSKSFWTGTQRKVILDRASFRVEVGQSLGILAPNGSGKTTIINMMAGLEKPDEGEIRRTCRISFPLGFMGGVVNKHTAVENSRYIARLYGLDPDYVEAFCRWLCGLDEYFDQPLGTYSSGMRARFSFALMLALDFDIYLVDEGMPSSTDVEFNRKAGEVLRERLRTTTMIIVSHQPKTLEKFARSAAVLVNGQMHMFDTLEEAKQLYDYQTQG; encoded by the coding sequence ATGCTCGAGTTTGAAAACGTCAGTAAGTCCTTCTGGACGGGGACGCAGCGCAAGGTCATTCTTGATCGGGCGTCTTTCCGCGTGGAAGTTGGACAGTCTCTGGGCATTCTGGCCCCAAATGGATCGGGCAAAACCACAATCATCAATATGATGGCAGGCTTGGAGAAACCTGATGAAGGCGAAATCCGCCGCACCTGCCGGATCTCCTTCCCATTGGGGTTCATGGGCGGCGTGGTTAACAAACACACCGCTGTCGAAAACAGCCGCTACATTGCCCGCCTCTACGGGCTTGACCCGGACTATGTCGAAGCCTTCTGCCGTTGGCTCTGTGGTCTGGACGAGTATTTTGATCAGCCCCTCGGCACCTATTCCTCGGGCATGCGCGCCCGGTTCTCCTTCGCTTTGATGCTGGCGTTGGATTTTGACATCTACCTTGTGGATGAGGGCATGCCGTCTTCCACCGATGTTGAGTTCAACCGCAAAGCGGGTGAAGTCTTACGAGAACGCCTGCGCACCACAACAATGATCATCGTGTCCCACCAGCCCAAAACGCTGGAGAAATTCGCCCGGTCCGCCGCTGTGCTGGTCAATGGGCAAATGCATATGTTTGACACCTTGGAAGAGGCAAAGCAGCTCTATGACTACCAAACCCAAGGCTAA
- a CDS encoding HesA/MoeB/ThiF family protein, producing the protein MLFVFGLFALVWGLGRLMKAPNQVVGLIIALIYVAVLGLHVAFPDDHPLRIATGGSAALWLLLGAAAALVFAYVRGLRWLKSRVHKPEPVEQQQGPFSDTELNRYARHIVLREIGGMGQKRLKDAKVLVVGAGGLGSPALMYLAAAGVGTIGVVDDDEVDNSNLQRQVIHQDQAIGVPKVHSAAEMMRAQNPFVTVRPYARRLSEADAADLIVDYDLVLDGTDNFDTRYLVNKICAEQGKPLISGALSQWEGQISVFDPKHDAPCYQCIFPEAPAAGLAPSCAEAGVIGPLPGVIGSMMAVEAIKLISKAGTPLRGEMMIYDALYGETRKIQLKRRDDCPVCGNAS; encoded by the coding sequence ATGCTTTTTGTCTTTGGCCTCTTTGCATTGGTCTGGGGACTGGGGCGATTGATGAAAGCGCCCAATCAGGTGGTTGGGCTGATCATCGCGTTGATTTACGTGGCGGTGCTTGGGCTGCATGTGGCCTTCCCAGATGATCATCCATTGAGGATTGCCACAGGCGGCTCTGCTGCGCTTTGGTTGCTATTGGGAGCTGCTGCGGCCCTGGTCTTTGCATATGTCCGTGGCCTACGCTGGCTCAAATCTCGCGTACACAAACCTGAACCTGTGGAGCAACAACAGGGACCGTTTTCTGACACTGAACTCAATCGCTACGCGCGCCATATAGTGCTCAGAGAAATTGGCGGAATGGGACAGAAACGGCTCAAGGATGCGAAGGTTTTGGTGGTTGGTGCAGGAGGACTTGGGTCTCCGGCTCTGATGTATTTGGCCGCTGCTGGGGTGGGAACTATAGGCGTTGTCGATGATGATGAGGTCGACAACTCCAATCTCCAACGTCAGGTGATCCATCAGGATCAGGCCATAGGTGTGCCAAAGGTCCATTCGGCCGCTGAAATGATGCGGGCTCAGAACCCATTTGTGACAGTTCGTCCATATGCACGCCGATTGTCTGAAGCAGATGCAGCAGATCTGATTGTGGATTACGATCTGGTGCTGGATGGGACGGACAACTTCGACACACGTTATCTCGTCAACAAGATCTGTGCTGAACAAGGTAAGCCTTTGATTTCCGGGGCGCTCAGCCAATGGGAAGGGCAAATTTCAGTCTTTGATCCCAAACATGACGCCCCATGTTACCAATGTATCTTTCCTGAAGCTCCCGCTGCAGGATTGGCTCCAAGCTGCGCCGAAGCCGGGGTAATTGGCCCACTTCCCGGTGTTATTGGATCAATGATGGCTGTCGAAGCCATCAAACTCATCAGCAAGGCTGGTACCCCCTTGCGAGGGGAGATGATGATCTACGACGCGCTCTATGGCGAGACTCGCAAAATCCAGTTGAAACGTCGGGATGATTGCCCGGTTTGCGGCAACGCAAGCTGA
- a CDS encoding histidine phosphatase family protein — MSRLFLVRHGPTHAKSMVGWSDLPADLSDTAALARLEAFLPTKAHIVSSDLSRAVETANAIQGDRNRLPHVFDLREMHFGDWELKTHTDVEDKEHMMAFWDTPGDIRPPKGESWNEVVARVDAAIDSLLQNADGHDLVIVCHFGVIVTQIQRALRLTPYEAFGHKISNLSVTVIDTASDWLTEHINHNP, encoded by the coding sequence ATGAGCCGTCTCTTTTTGGTCCGCCATGGGCCGACTCACGCAAAATCCATGGTCGGCTGGTCCGATCTGCCAGCAGACCTATCCGATACCGCAGCACTTGCGCGTCTTGAGGCGTTCTTGCCAACAAAGGCTCATATAGTCTCCTCTGATCTGTCGCGTGCTGTTGAAACAGCCAATGCTATTCAGGGCGATCGAAATCGACTGCCGCATGTCTTTGACTTGCGTGAAATGCACTTTGGTGATTGGGAACTCAAAACCCACACCGATGTTGAAGACAAAGAACACATGATGGCGTTCTGGGACACGCCCGGAGATATCCGCCCACCCAAAGGGGAAAGTTGGAACGAAGTCGTAGCCCGTGTTGATGCCGCTATTGATTCACTGCTTCAGAACGCCGACGGTCATGACCTCGTGATCGTTTGCCACTTCGGGGTCATCGTTACACAAATTCAGCGCGCTTTGCGACTGACACCCTATGAGGCATTTGGACATAAAATCAGCAACTTGTCTGTCACCGTGATCGATACGGCATCGGACTGGCTCACAGAGCACATCAATCACAATCCCTGA
- a CDS encoding Na+/H+ antiporter NhaA, with amino-acid sequence MYRVWNFLTNYSLLLIIGALLALLWANTNPETYHHFVEFVIWDHAPIGHYHHGHRTLTLHYLVNDILMALFFAMAAKEVWEAVILKDGSLRGKKAATPLFATAGGMFGPIGVYLGLAFLMGSDTYNAVANGWAIPTATDIAFSYLVGRIVFGAGHPAVRFLLLLAIADDAAGLIILAIFYPSGDLAPEWLLASFGAALAVYLIFNWLPRKMDAGKQDRPNSTWVRKNLHFLPYAVAACISWYGFMRSGLHPALGLLPVVPAIPHADRAFGFFSEAETHLHDLLNVIEHALKHPVEVILFFFGLLNAGVEFSAMGDATWLVLAGLIIGKPIGILLFGWVAAVPLKLGIPRGMRIIDLVVIGFVSAIGFTVSLFVASVAFPPGDVQDAAKMGALLSFGAAIISIVAGKLLRVQKADLAPAE; translated from the coding sequence ATGTACCGCGTTTGGAATTTTCTTACCAATTATTCGCTTTTATTGATCATCGGTGCTCTTCTTGCGCTTTTATGGGCCAATACAAACCCTGAAACCTACCACCACTTTGTGGAGTTTGTGATCTGGGATCATGCACCGATTGGCCACTATCACCACGGCCATCGAACTCTCACGCTTCATTATCTGGTCAACGACATCCTGATGGCACTGTTCTTTGCGATGGCAGCAAAGGAAGTGTGGGAAGCTGTGATCCTGAAGGACGGCTCACTACGCGGCAAAAAGGCAGCGACTCCTCTGTTTGCGACCGCAGGCGGCATGTTTGGCCCAATCGGTGTTTACCTTGGTTTGGCCTTTCTGATGGGTTCTGACACCTACAATGCTGTTGCGAATGGTTGGGCGATCCCAACTGCGACAGATATCGCTTTCTCCTATCTTGTCGGTCGGATCGTGTTTGGCGCGGGCCATCCTGCTGTGCGCTTCCTGCTGTTGCTGGCGATTGCCGATGATGCGGCGGGCCTCATAATTCTGGCGATCTTCTATCCATCTGGTGATCTTGCGCCTGAATGGCTGTTGGCCTCCTTTGGTGCGGCACTGGCAGTTTACCTGATCTTCAACTGGCTGCCCCGTAAAATGGACGCCGGCAAACAGGATCGCCCGAACTCGACTTGGGTCCGCAAGAACCTGCACTTCCTGCCCTATGCTGTTGCAGCCTGCATTAGCTGGTATGGCTTCATGCGCTCAGGTCTGCACCCTGCGTTGGGTCTGCTGCCAGTTGTGCCTGCGATCCCGCATGCTGACCGCGCGTTTGGCTTTTTCTCCGAAGCGGAAACGCATCTACATGACCTGCTGAACGTAATTGAACACGCATTGAAGCACCCGGTTGAAGTCATCTTGTTCTTCTTCGGTCTACTGAACGCTGGCGTCGAATTCAGCGCAATGGGCGATGCGACTTGGCTGGTTCTGGCAGGTCTGATCATCGGCAAACCGATTGGCATCCTGCTCTTTGGCTGGGTGGCGGCTGTACCGCTGAAACTCGGCATACCAAGGGGTATGCGCATCATAGACCTTGTCGTAATCGGCTTTGTTTCGGCCATTGGCTTTACGGTTTCGCTCTTTGTCGCCTCGGTGGCCTTCCCCCCTGGCGATGTGCAAGACGCGGCGAAAATGGGGGCACTCTTAAGTTTCGGGGCCGCGATCATATCAATCGTCGCTGGCAAGCTTCTTCGAGTGCAAAAGGCCGATTTGGCCCCAGCCGAATAA
- a CDS encoding RNA polymerase factor sigma-32, with the protein MYGQNRSNMVTKAAMKAKMLDPETELALARAWRDDRDEKALHRLTMAYMRLAISMAMKFKRYGVPVADLIQEAGVGLMKAADRFDPDRGVRFSTYAVWWIRASIQDHVMRNWSLVRTGSTSAQKSLFFNLRRVEAELERDARKANEDLDSHQLSQRVASEIGVSVSDVCMMQGRLAGGDFSLNAIQGGDEDGREWIDVLEDEAASGADSVADSRDRMQAKEWLSEAIDRLTDREKLIIQRRKLTDDSETLETLGKTLGISKERVRQLEVAALVKMRKTLEGHAPELRQLLNAQA; encoded by the coding sequence ATGTACGGACAAAATCGATCCAATATGGTCACCAAAGCGGCTATGAAGGCGAAAATGCTTGATCCAGAAACCGAATTGGCTCTGGCACGTGCGTGGCGCGATGATCGAGACGAAAAAGCGCTTCATCGTTTGACCATGGCCTACATGCGCTTGGCGATTTCAATGGCGATGAAATTCAAACGTTACGGCGTGCCGGTTGCCGATTTGATTCAGGAAGCTGGCGTTGGCCTGATGAAGGCCGCTGATCGTTTCGACCCGGACCGCGGTGTGCGCTTTTCGACCTATGCAGTCTGGTGGATCCGAGCAAGTATTCAGGACCACGTGATGCGCAATTGGTCCTTGGTGCGCACAGGGTCGACGTCAGCCCAGAAGTCACTGTTTTTTAATTTGCGACGTGTTGAGGCAGAACTAGAGAGAGACGCACGCAAAGCTAATGAAGATCTGGATTCGCATCAGCTGTCCCAACGTGTGGCTTCTGAAATCGGAGTGTCTGTTTCAGATGTTTGCATGATGCAGGGGCGTCTGGCCGGCGGTGATTTTTCTCTGAACGCGATACAGGGCGGTGACGAAGATGGGCGTGAATGGATTGATGTGCTTGAAGATGAGGCCGCGTCAGGTGCTGACAGTGTTGCCGACTCACGAGACCGTATGCAGGCAAAGGAATGGCTGAGTGAAGCAATTGATCGGCTGACTGATCGTGAAAAGCTCATCATTCAGCGACGTAAGCTAACCGATGACTCAGAAACGCTTGAAACACTCGGTAAAACTCTTGGAATTTCCAAAGAACGCGTACGCCAACTTGAGGTCGCGGCCTTGGTTAAAATGCGCAAGACTTTGGAGGGGCATGCACCTGAGCTTCGCCAACTGTTGAACGCACAAGCCTAA
- a CDS encoding capsule biosynthesis protein produces the protein MTTKPKAKKFRIRRSAAQQSAAAEAMHVEATTPAAEQEVAGAPMPETQLTEVATPPNAEPPQPDAEVSDRAARRQARLARSAERRAKTAPAEDSQPLPTSTEEDMGGLEMAAAAPAAATPPPSTSGTTAPPSSIPAAANPEQEIAAIRQEGLTGRQLRMARRLAQKHNLAATSDYDAVRLLRQQGLDPFRRSNMLDNVAPEGGPPAPVGTPQLPQTQAAGGNTLPSMEMASPAERRVREIGDIQKDIARRRRRKSLLMVSRLLAFVMLPTLLAGYYYYAVATPMYSTKSEFLIIQSEQAGAGGGLFSGSPFDQKDSTSTQSFLQSKEAMLQLEEDVGFKAVFSDPSVDPLQRLEENPSNEEAYKVYTKYVKIGFDPTDGVIRMEVSSPDPEVSTNFSKALIAYAEERVDGQSQRKREDQLKDARRSLEKAKEDRRAAQQALVELQETSVLDPEGLIASLRQQISTYELELQENQLELSQLLDNPRPNQARVNGVKGSIRNLQSILQGLESRMTDIGGAQSSLAGQAAAIQIAQADLVTADLILQAALQTLNQTELEASRQVRYLTTSVQPVSSQDPSYPRAFENTILSFLIFSGIYLMLSLTGSILREQVSG, from the coding sequence ATGACTACCAAACCCAAGGCTAAGAAGTTTCGCATCCGTCGCAGCGCCGCGCAGCAATCCGCGGCGGCAGAGGCCATGCACGTTGAGGCAACTACACCAGCTGCGGAACAGGAAGTGGCTGGTGCGCCGATGCCTGAAACGCAACTAACGGAAGTTGCGACACCCCCAAATGCAGAGCCTCCCCAGCCTGATGCCGAGGTATCTGACCGGGCAGCGCGTCGACAGGCGCGCCTCGCACGCTCGGCAGAGCGGCGTGCAAAGACTGCACCCGCTGAAGATAGTCAGCCGCTCCCGACCTCGACCGAAGAGGATATGGGCGGTTTGGAAATGGCGGCGGCAGCACCTGCTGCAGCCACGCCTCCGCCTTCAACCAGTGGCACAACAGCGCCACCATCTTCAATTCCTGCTGCGGCGAATCCAGAACAAGAGATCGCGGCTATCAGACAGGAAGGTCTGACTGGGCGCCAACTGCGCATGGCACGGCGACTCGCCCAGAAACACAATTTGGCAGCAACATCTGACTATGACGCTGTTCGGCTACTGCGTCAGCAGGGGCTAGACCCCTTCCGCAGATCAAACATGCTCGACAATGTGGCACCAGAGGGCGGCCCGCCTGCCCCGGTTGGCACGCCGCAGTTGCCGCAAACTCAGGCAGCGGGCGGCAATACCCTGCCTTCGATGGAAATGGCTTCTCCTGCAGAACGTCGCGTGCGCGAGATTGGCGATATCCAGAAAGACATTGCCCGTCGCCGCCGTCGCAAGTCACTTCTAATGGTGTCTCGCCTTTTGGCATTTGTGATGCTGCCAACTTTGTTGGCGGGTTACTATTACTATGCCGTGGCGACTCCGATGTATTCGACCAAGTCCGAATTCCTGATCATTCAATCCGAACAAGCTGGCGCGGGTGGCGGACTTTTCTCTGGCTCTCCTTTTGACCAAAAGGACTCTACCTCCACTCAGTCTTTCTTACAGTCGAAAGAGGCGATGCTCCAGCTTGAGGAGGATGTTGGTTTCAAAGCTGTATTCTCTGATCCATCCGTTGATCCTTTGCAGCGGCTGGAAGAAAACCCATCCAACGAAGAGGCCTATAAGGTCTACACAAAGTACGTCAAAATTGGCTTTGATCCGACGGACGGTGTGATCAGAATGGAGGTTTCCTCTCCTGATCCAGAAGTCAGCACGAATTTCTCTAAAGCCTTGATTGCCTATGCCGAGGAACGTGTGGATGGACAGTCTCAGCGCAAACGTGAGGACCAGTTGAAAGATGCGCGTCGCTCATTGGAAAAAGCCAAAGAGGATCGCCGCGCTGCACAGCAGGCTCTCGTTGAATTGCAGGAAACTTCGGTTCTTGACCCGGAAGGCCTGATTGCGAGCCTGCGGCAGCAAATCAGCACATACGAATTGGAACTACAGGAAAACCAGTTGGAACTTAGCCAGCTCTTGGATAACCCACGCCCGAACCAAGCGCGGGTGAACGGGGTCAAGGGCAGCATCAGAAACCTGCAATCTATTCTGCAAGGGCTTGAAAGCCGCATGACCGACATTGGGGGAGCTCAATCTTCACTTGCGGGGCAAGCGGCCGCCATTCAGATTGCACAGGCTGACCTCGTCACTGCAGATTTGATCCTCCAAGCTGCGCTGCAGACGCTGAACCAAACAGAGCTAGAAGCATCAAGACAAGTGCGTTATCTGACCACTTCAGTGCAGCCCGTATCGTCTCAGGATCCAAGCTATCCACGCGCCTTTGAGAACACGATTCTGAGCTTCCTGATTTTTTCAGGCATCTACCTGATGCTCTCGCTGACCGGATCAATTTTGAGAGAACAGGTTTCGGGTTAA
- a CDS encoding M3 family metallopeptidase, protein MTNPLLAKWATPFEIAPFDLIEDTDFEPAFEAALYAHKIEIDGIAENTDAPTFENTIGALESAGEGLDKVLSVFYTVAGADSNPEREALQRDFAPKLAAHSAEISANKQLFGRIADLWAKRDELGLNEEQSRVLMLTHRGFVRGGAALEGEDDSRMKEVKGRLAVLGTNFTQNLLADEREWFMPLTEEDLDGLPGFVVAAARAAGEEMGSDGPVITLSRSLIVPFLQFSPRRDLREKAFAAWVARGANGGDTDNRDIAAETLALREERASLLGYESFSAFKLETEMAKTPDAVRKLLMDVWEPAKAQANADAEVLTQMMHADGVNGELEAWDWRYYAEKRRKAEHDLDEAALKPYLQLDRMIEASFACANRLFGLEFAPLDVPLYHDDCRAWDVTRDGQHIAVFIGDYFARGSKRSGAWCSAMRGQAKYPDTQTPVVINVCNFAKSDPALLSYDDARTLFHEFGHALHQMLSNVTYESVSGTSVARDFVELPSQLYEHWLEVPEVLKEFATHAETGEAMPEEMLSKVLKAANFDMGFQTVEYVASALVDLAFHDGAAAKDPMAKQTEVLTELGMPKAITMRHATPHFAHVFAGDGYSSGYYSYMWSEVMDADAFEAFEEAGSAFDPAQAQALEEHILSKGGSVEADTLYTRFRGRLPGVEALLKGRGLVA, encoded by the coding sequence ATGACCAACCCGTTGCTTGCAAAATGGGCGACCCCATTTGAAATCGCACCCTTCGATCTGATTGAAGACACGGATTTTGAACCAGCGTTTGAAGCAGCTCTTTATGCGCATAAAATTGAAATCGATGGCATCGCAGAAAACACGGATGCGCCGACATTTGAAAATACGATTGGCGCTTTGGAGTCGGCAGGCGAAGGCCTCGATAAGGTTCTGTCCGTTTTCTACACGGTTGCTGGCGCTGACAGTAATCCAGAGCGTGAAGCGCTTCAGCGAGATTTTGCACCAAAGCTGGCCGCGCATTCCGCTGAGATTTCAGCCAACAAACAGCTCTTTGGCCGCATTGCTGACCTTTGGGCGAAGCGCGATGAGCTGGGTTTGAATGAGGAGCAATCCCGTGTCCTGATGTTAACCCATCGCGGATTTGTGCGGGGAGGGGCAGCACTTGAGGGCGAGGATGACTCGCGCATGAAAGAGGTCAAGGGTCGACTGGCGGTCTTGGGAACCAATTTCACGCAGAACCTTCTGGCGGATGAGCGCGAATGGTTCATGCCGCTCACTGAAGAAGATCTGGATGGCCTGCCAGGTTTCGTAGTTGCAGCCGCGCGTGCGGCCGGAGAAGAAATGGGCAGCGATGGGCCCGTTATCACGCTATCTCGATCTCTGATTGTACCTTTCTTGCAGTTTTCGCCGCGCCGCGACCTACGTGAGAAAGCCTTTGCAGCCTGGGTCGCACGCGGGGCGAACGGTGGCGACACAGACAATCGCGACATTGCGGCGGAAACGCTGGCATTGCGTGAAGAGCGCGCGAGCCTGTTGGGGTATGAAAGCTTCTCGGCTTTCAAGCTCGAAACCGAAATGGCCAAGACGCCGGATGCCGTGCGCAAATTGCTGATGGATGTTTGGGAGCCAGCTAAGGCACAGGCCAATGCCGATGCAGAAGTATTGACACAGATGATGCACGCCGATGGCGTCAACGGTGAGCTGGAAGCTTGGGATTGGCGCTACTACGCAGAGAAGCGTCGCAAGGCAGAGCATGATTTGGATGAAGCTGCACTGAAACCTTATCTGCAGCTTGATCGCATGATCGAAGCCTCCTTTGCCTGCGCCAACCGGCTTTTCGGGTTAGAGTTCGCCCCGCTGGATGTGCCGCTTTATCATGACGATTGTCGGGCCTGGGATGTGACTCGTGATGGTCAGCACATTGCGGTTTTCATCGGTGACTATTTCGCGCGCGGCAGCAAACGCTCTGGTGCTTGGTGTTCCGCGATGCGCGGTCAGGCGAAATACCCTGACACCCAGACGCCGGTGGTCATCAACGTCTGTAACTTTGCGAAATCTGATCCTGCGCTTCTGTCCTATGACGACGCGCGCACTCTGTTCCATGAATTTGGCCATGCGCTGCACCAAATGCTGTCTAACGTGACGTACGAAAGTGTCTCCGGCACATCGGTTGCCCGGGATTTTGTGGAGCTCCCAAGCCAGCTTTATGAACATTGGCTGGAAGTGCCAGAGGTTCTGAAGGAATTTGCAACGCATGCTGAGACGGGGGAGGCAATGCCCGAAGAGATGCTGAGCAAGGTTTTGAAGGCTGCGAATTTCGACATGGGGTTCCAGACTGTTGAATATGTCGCCTCGGCTCTTGTGGATCTTGCGTTCCACGACGGTGCCGCTGCGAAAGATCCGATGGCGAAGCAAACCGAAGTGCTGACCGAATTGGGAATGCCTAAGGCGATCACAATGCGTCACGCAACACCCCACTTTGCTCATGTCTTCGCAGGTGACGGGTATTCAAGCGGCTATTACAGTTACATGTGGTCCGAAGTCATGGATGCTGATGCTTTCGAGGCGTTTGAAGAGGCCGGAAGTGCTTTTGATCCGGCGCAGGCACAGGCGCTTGAAGAACATATCCTGTCCAAAGGAGGATCGGTTGAAGCCGATACGCTTTACACGCGCTTCAGGGGCCGCCTACCTGGCGTAGAAGCGCTCCTTAAAGGCCGTGGTTTGGTTGCATAA